GGATTAAATCAGCCTCCAATGAATATTCCTCCCACCGTGGTGAGTTTCCTGTACAAACATGACCTATGGGATTGCTATTTATAGAACTGCCTTAATATTTACATTGGTGTTATGTATCATAACATGATGTTGTGGTCATACATATAGAGccttggatttgttttctgatgCCACTGCATGTGTTTTGCAGGCTACAGATGTCCAGTCGAAACCTGAAGGGAACATGGCCGTTCTGCTCACAGTGAGATAAATATAACTTGTGCAGGGTGAGACTTCCTTCTAAATATGCTTCCTTTCACAGAAGTATCCTATTGTGTGGCAAGGTCTCCTTGCCCTGAAGAACGACACTGCCGCAGTCCAGTTGCACTTTGTCGGTGGAAGCAAGTCTTTGGCCCATCGCTCGCTCCCACTGCAGGAAGGGGGCGCTCTGCTGAGGATTGTCCAGAGAATGAGACTAGAAGCGTCACAGCTGGAGAATGTTGCCAGGAGAATGACGGTAAACACCGACCGACACGTTTGAGTGTGGCTGCCCATCAGCTATTGAGTCTCTTTGGTTTCATGCTCCTGTCCACTTTCATTGCAAAGGGCGAGTATGAGTTCTGCGTCCTCCTGGCTCTGCCATGCGGAAGAGATCAAGATGACGTTGTCAGCCAGACTCAAGCTCTCAAAGCTGCGTTCATCAACTACCTGCAGGCAAAGTTAGCTGCTGGTATCATTAACATCCCGACTCCAGGCTCCAATCAGGTGAGGCGGCGCTGATGATGATCGTACTTGTTTCAGAGATATATCCTGTTTAGAAAACTCACTGCCGTTCTGCTATaaatcattgattttttttttgtattcacatttttttacagCCTGCCTACGTGCTTCAGATTTTCCCGCCATGTGAGTTTTCCGAGAGCCACTTGTCCCAGATGGCCCCAGACCTCCTGAACAGGATCTCCAGCATCTCGCCGCATCTCATGATTGTCATCACCTCTGTGTAACCGACTTTTTCAGCCAGGAGCCTCAGGAAAACAGAGggatacacttttttttccagttcgcAGTGGAGGATGTCaccgttttttatttttctaccaagtttttcttccttctttttttcctacTCCATCTGGTGTGTTTGTCCTTCTCAAGAGAACTCAGGGATGGACCAAACCAGAGTCAGACTCATTTGACCATTTCTCTGCTGTATTTCTATTTATtggaagtgatttttttttctaatttcagAGATCTGAGTTTCAAAAAAAAGATCCGCTTGTTTAACCAATGGCGGCTCTTGGtggcctttttttctttcatctgaTTTTATTCACGTGCAACAGAAGAGATAGacagcagctgaaaaaaaagagacttttcattgtaatttaaaaacacatgtacAGAAGTGATCAGATGCTCCCTGCGGAGAGGAACAGTTGTGAATGGAGATCCTGGAGAGGACCATGTTTGTTTACCAGCGACGTAAATTCCACCAGTTCGGCTCATTTCCCTCACACTACTGAACCAGTTTACACCTCAGCACCCGCCTTCGCTTCAAACAAGCTATCATGGGATTGGGAAGTTTTTGAATACAGGACTTTGtaaatttttaaatatttaaatgtggaCAAGGAAGCTTGGACAGTGTGTCAGAGACATGGACTCTGGGAGATTCTACAGTGTGAAAATTTAGATGGATATCTTTGAGTTTTGGATGTAAATAATTGTAACACAGGAAGGTTGGCAGACTCTTGTGTGGAGTCTGTCGACGGCACTTCATATTTTGTAACTCAAATAAAACAATCTCCAGAAGACTTGAATATTTAAGATATAAGAGGTTATTTTTCTATCATGTGAATGTTTCATTAATGTTTTTATAGAAGCAAACATGGGCCTATTGGTCCCTCCGACGAGTAGAACTGCTGACTCATGCTATTTCTTGTGTCATGGCTGCTGGCGGTCACATCCTGGGAAAGTATTGAGTTGTTTGTGATGGGGGACTGGAAACTTGATTGTGAGACAAAATAACAGAAGGGCTGTGGCAGGTCAGTCACACCATTACGACCACCTGTCTGTGTTGCTACACCTGTTCTGAGCCGCAGACACTTCTGTTCtgtcccccccaaaaaacattcTGATTTGTTGCAAGTTTTTCCTTCATCTAGTGACTCAATTTCCACAAAAAAGGTGGTACAGGAAGTGGCCAAGCACAAGAGGCACTAGTCTGTGTGTATCCACTAACATTTGTATTGTGACCTGTTTTAAACTTGTTTAGCTAATTCAGCTAAAGCGGCTTGACTGTTGGATCCAATTACATTTGGCCAGCCTTCGCTCCCCTTGTAAATAATTGAGCCTGGAAACAGATGCAGCATGGTGGAGCAGTGGTTGGTGCCGAGGCTGTGTTTCTTCTGTCAACCTATGTAGAGGGGTTCAGTGTTGATATATGCGCAGCGTGCACCATCAATACTTTTTAGTTGCCTCACGTGTCATCAACAGTTACATTCTTTAAGGTTGTATTGCTACTTTCCACGTCcataaatgataaatacatttcaaacaaagtcgATTAAGATGTAATTTATGTACATATAATAGTGTATTCATCTCAGATTTGAACAGCAGTGACAGGATAGTCAAGAGGCTCcagaaactttaaaaaaaacaaacatttttttccaagtccATTTATTTAAGTGAGAGTTTTAGGGAAGAGCGAATTGCAGGCGAGGGCTGAGGTCAGATGTACAAAGACGTCCATGTGTAATGAGACTTTACCACCAAAGTACAACATATGACAAGAGTGGGATGTTTTCCAGTTGAGATCAATTTGGTCACATAAAAACTTTGTGGGAAATTCTAGATGCTCCCTGCACAAGCACGACATCATCTTAATGTTTCAGATCTACACTGGAGCCAAACAGCGCCACCAGCTGGTCTTCATACTGGGAGATGTTCCTCTTCATGATGTCCATACAGGGACCCAGCAGACGCTCAAACGCTTGGATGTCGATCACTGTGGACGGTAGCAGATGTTATTAGTGTTATATTCACCTTGATGGACTGTGAACACCAGTTAGTGTATCATGGTAAACAGACAGAAGAACCAGACATTTAGATCAGGGGTCTTCAAACCGGCCCTCAAAGGGCTGGGGCGGGTTCGTGTTCCAACCCAAgtagcacacacagcttcaccagtcaggtcTCTGAACCCTGTGTCAGTTTAGTGTTCAACATTGTGTGCTACACCACCACAGCTTGGTCGGTTTGAAGAGCCCTGATTCCAATGGTCATCACCTAAATGGACCTgacacagcagagcagcagtgagTGGAGGGTGGGAGTTGCGCTTCACATACCTAAACACTTGGTTTCTCCAACAGCATAAACCGACGCTGCCCGAGGCCTGTTTGTGACAAGCGCCAGCTCCCCGAAATACTGTCCCCTGGAGCACCTGGCCACCTCCACCTCGGTGttgtcctgctgctcctcttttGTCTGCAACACAGTGTCGTCACGCTGGACCACGCTTGTTTTGATTTTACAAGCGGCCCTGACACGTACCTTGCTTTTGATCATGATCCTCACCTCTCCAGACTCCACGATGTAGAAGCACTCGGCCGTCTCTCCCTGAAAACATCTCACCAGTCAGGCTTCACACACAACAGCTGCTTTGGATCCAAGACAGAACTACCTGAGCTATAATCCTCTCTCCATCTTTGAACCCTCGTGCTCCCAAGACGTCCACgatcttcatcctctctgaaATCTGTGGATGGAAAAGTTCAGTGTGTCTGGGAGAACTGTCGTGTGCAGATGGTGGAAGCAACCTCCAGAGACTTCAGCAGCGGCACGCAGTCGATGAAGGCCTCGTACATGCGCCTCTTCTTTGCGTTGTTCTTGACTATCAGTCTGTGGAACGTTGCACGATCCTGAGGAGACACCAGCCGAGGTTGTCATATATGCACATCCCTGGTTTTCAGAAGcctgtgaatgtgtttttaatgtttcaccAGCTGCAGAATTCTCTTCACTCACCAAGGCCCAGAGAGCTCCCTCCTGGGTGGCGACGATGGTGGCGGCTCTCGGAGTGTTGTACATGAGCGCCAGCTCTCCGAAACTTCCCTTGTTGTCGTACTtacccacacacacattggCTCCATCTTTCTGCACCAAAATATCGTACACCCCCCTAGAGGTGACACGTGAAGTCAAAGATCTCTTCCTTCATCAGAAGTCGTCCAGACATGGTCTCACTTCTCGATGACGTAGAAGTTGTCTCCATCATCTCCTTGGTCGATGATGTGCTCTTGAGGCTCCACCTGAACCTCAAACATGGCATCCAGCACCTCTGAGAACTGCTCCTGCAGGAACATGACGCTCAGTCGAGCTTTAATGAATTGGTGGGGACCCCCTGTACCTGCTCCAGCGTTTTGAAGAGCAGAATGTCTCTGCAGGCCTCCTGCAGCCTGCGGCGCTGCCCGTCGGTTTTGGGATGAACGATCCGAGGCTCGGTGTCATCGTCTTCGTCGTCGTCGGGGTTGTAAGGCTCTGCACAGACTGGAGCAGCAACGTCTAGTTAATGCTGAATATACACTGGAATCATGATGTTTGTGGATGACACGGTGATCTAGGAAGAGTTAGGATTTgaggtcagagagagagagtgaaggtggaggtgaaggcGGACACGTCACCGGAGAGGTCAGACTGAGAAGGGAAGGGTCAGGTTGGTAGAGTCTGTGGAGTCCAAtgaggaaggtgaaggaggaagaggacagagggttggagtgaaaaaaagaagaaaaaagaggaagacattCCAAGCAGCCTGTTCTCCTGACTGACCTGAGACCCTGCGGTTGTACTTCCCACTGGTGGATTCTGCGTGAGAGAGGGAAGAATCACCTGCAGCTCCTCATCGCCGCGCACCACAAGTAAAGGAGAAGACCCTACTCACTGTCGGGCTGCTCGCGCTGGTTCTCCGGAGGCTTCTCCGAGTGCTCATCAAAAGACACCCCTCTGCGGATGTTCCTGCTGCCACGTTTCTTCTCCCGCTGCTCCTTCCTCTGGCTCTCCAGGATCTGAGTGAAATGTTGCACTGCAAACTCCACCAAGTTGGGAGGTTTGTTTCGAAGCACCTCCACGGTGTatctctgcagcagctccttcagACCAGCGGGGATCTCCACCGCGCTCATGGTTCACCGCCTGACCTCTCTCCAAGTGCATATGCCAGCCCCAAAAACAGGAATGAAGTGATCCACAAAGAGGactcctcctcttcatgtcccACACAGATATTGATCGGTGGATTTGGAGCAGCCCGCTGGAAAATATTGACAGGAACGTTCCCCATCAAAGCTAATGGAAGTCTGTCAGATTGATTCAAACGCTCGGCTTAATGATgcggcaaacacacacacacacataagctTCATATGGATttggtgttttatttctttacaTGTCGACTTTATATAATCAATCTCTCCAGCTATACATTTATTGACACACGTGTCTCCGAGTGGTGGAGGGTGAAGGCTGTAGTGATGTGACGCAGACCCACGAGACGCACCTCTTCCCTGATATGTGCAGCTGCTCGTGGAGAACAAATGCTAAGGCACGGCACGTTCACGTCACTCCGTCACAGACGGACGATGGACGCAGTTAAAAACAGGAGTGAGGACAATCGTCCGGGCCCCAGAACGGCCGCAGCGGAGAGAATCAAGTTCATGGTTGGagattagttaaaaaaaaaaaatcagatttccTTGATGTTGCTTGCCGGGCGTCTTTGAGGGAGTTGAGCTCTCGTCACAGGTTCGGTGCTGCCCAGTTCAAAAACTTCATGGCCAATTCGAACCCTAAGAAGCAGGCCTGCCAGAGACACAGAGCAAAAACAGACGATCATGAGGACAGAGACTGAAAACGGAGCTGCTTCAACAGAAGCAGGTGTTGACACAGCTGTCAGGGTGTTGTGACTGTGCCGCCTTACAGAGGTCAGACAGAGGTGACAGAGCAAAGTTAGCCAAGCAGACAATTGTGGCTTGTAAATTAGGTTTTCAGAGTTTACTGAGCTGGGGCCACAGCCCTTGGTCATCACTGGCCCTGTGACCAAACCGCCTCATAGTCCAGAGACTGGAAAACAGACGAGACTGATAAAGTGCGTAGAGAACCTGCCACAGCTAGTGAGCAAGGCATCCAGTAATGGATGAGAGAGGGGCCATTCTGAGACAGAACATCAGACAGTCTGTCAAGCCGGTAACGGCCGTCAGACTGATGAGTTCAGGAAcagtttgtggtttatttatttcttagtTACTTCTactgttattgtttattttcagtcatttatttttttcctagtattttttatttatatatatatattttttttcttcgtctatatatatttttatttattgttgttattttgttttgtcatttgtcatcattgcactttgttccaaagcactttcctcgttgCTGGTAAAGCTGCAACAGTTGCAGCGCTTCATTGAAATCAAACCTGACGAAACATTATCAAATTAGACAAGTGGAATAAGCGTGTGTCTGACTTGATCTATTCACTACTCCTTTGGCCGAGTGGGTGTAAAGCAGACTTTGGGAATCAAAACTGGAATCTGACCAGAAACATCCTcactttgaaataaataatgatgtgttATTTTACAACCCAACCACACGtatgatgaaaca
Above is a window of Synchiropus splendidus isolate RoL2022-P1 chromosome 6, RoL_Sspl_1.0, whole genome shotgun sequence DNA encoding:
- the prkar2ab gene encoding protein kinase, cAMP-dependent, regulatory, type II, alpha, B, giving the protein MSAVEIPAGLKELLQRYTVEVLRNKPPNLVEFAVQHFTQILESQRKEQREKKRGSRNIRRGVSFDEHSEKPPENQREQPDKSTSGKYNRRVSVCAEPYNPDDDEDDDTEPRIVHPKTDGQRRRLQEACRDILLFKTLEQEQFSEVLDAMFEVQVEPQEHIIDQGDDGDNFYVIEKGVYDILVQKDGANVCVGKYDNKGSFGELALMYNTPRAATIVATQEGALWALDRATFHRLIVKNNAKKRRMYEAFIDCVPLLKSLEISERMKIVDVLGARGFKDGERIIAQGETAECFYIVESGEVRIMIKSKTKEEQQDNTEVEVARCSRGQYFGELALVTNRPRAASVYAVGETKCLVIDIQAFERLLGPCMDIMKRNISQYEDQLVALFGSSVDLKH